From Microthrixaceae bacterium, one genomic window encodes:
- a CDS encoding universal stress protein, producing the protein MSTDIVVGIDGSENSELAFKWALDEAEVRGARVRCVLTWTYLGQKGSQLGPLTTEDDAQRFLSDFVDRVAGERSGLVDPVTVNDLPAQGLLDQAASGAALMVVGSRGLGGVKGIVLGSVSRTVVERSPIPVVVVPHA; encoded by the coding sequence ATGAGCACCGACATCGTGGTCGGAATCGACGGATCCGAGAACTCCGAGCTGGCCTTCAAGTGGGCGCTCGACGAGGCCGAGGTTCGGGGGGCACGGGTCCGGTGTGTGCTGACCTGGACCTACCTGGGTCAGAAGGGAAGCCAGCTCGGGCCGCTCACCACAGAGGATGATGCCCAGCGATTCCTCTCCGATTTCGTTGATCGGGTGGCAGGCGAGCGCAGCGGTCTGGTCGACCCGGTTACCGTCAACGACCTTCCGGCTCAGGGCCTGCTGGATCAGGCGGCATCGGGGGCGGCGCTGATGGTGGTTGGATCGCGAGGACTTGGTGGCGTGAAGGGCATCGTCCTCGGGTCGGTCAGCCGGACGGTGGTGGAGCGTTCACCGATCCCGGTGGTCGTGGTCCCCCACGCCTGA